From the Jilunia laotingensis genome, the window TGAAATTTACTTTCTTGCGAACAAATCACTTCTCCAACAACAACCAATCAAATATCCCCAAAGTCTATTTTATCCCCAATTCTCGAAAAGGATTGGGAATTGACAGTATGGGAGAATTAGCCGTATCGTTTGAACTCTCCGGGCAATTTGTTAATGAAGCAGGAATCTCCGTTCCATATATCCATATTGCCCATGCTCTGGAACAAGCCTTCAATTTCACGTTTGGGAACGTTCATAAATCTAAGGGTAGAGTATTCAAGCGCAAACCTTTCAATCTTACCAAAGCGTTGGATTACCTGAAAAATCTCGTCATCCGGGAAAATCGAAACAGGGTTGCAAACAAAGATGAAAAAAGATGATTTTATAATTCACTAATTTATAGATGTTTGCAAAACGGCTTTAGGGGAGTCCATAGGGATTCCCCTATTTTATTTGCTTCGTTCTTCCGTCCTTTGCTTCGTCAATGCATTGGACACAAGTAGTATTAATCAGTAAAACGAAGTAAATCATGTATATCAATAACGAAGATTTTGAAATATGGATGCAGAAGTTATCCAAAAAATTGAGTGAGATCGGTCAAGACTTGAAATCACTCATCAACACCAAAGAAGTATTTGACCCTGATGAGAAACTACTCGATAACCAAGATTTGGCTTTTCTTCTCAAAGTGAGTTATAGAACTCTTCAACGATACAGAAGCAGTAAAAAACTACCCTTCTTTATGGTAGCTCATAAGACCTATTACCGCACTTCTGATGTCCGGGAGTTTGTCCGTTCCCATATGGATTTTCAAACCTATCAGGACTTTGAGAAAAAGCATCCGAAGCCCGAAGACGAGGACAAGAAAGACGAAAATGATGAATGATTCTGCTTTTTATGTTCTTAGCAGAATAGCGCAAGCGGATGAAGGCTTGTTTTAAGTTTACGCCTTCAAAGTAGCTCCGCATTTAGCCGAAACAACCTCGCCTCCCGGCTCTGTTCGTTTCGCTAAATTGAGCAAGAGGGAACTGGACTTCGTCCTGTTCTTCCTCTTGCCCTGCGGGGCAAAGCCTTCGGCTTTAGTGCTTTAGGATAAAGCACAGTTATAACACTTGCTATAACTCGAATTGATATACAATTCTATTTCAGCAAGTTATATATATGAATAGCTATAAAATAGTTATAACTATGGCTAAACAGAATAGAAATATCATATTTACGACAATAGCGATAGAAGCGGAAACGGACAAGTTGATAGAAAAACTTTGTAAACGCTATTCGCTGAAAAAAGGAGAAATTACAAAACTGGCTTTCCTATATCTGGATAAAGCCCATATCAACCCTGCGGATGCGCCTGAATCGGTAAAGACGGAACTTGCCAAAATCAACAAACGGCAGGATGATATTATCCGTTTCATTCGCAGCTATGAGGAAGATAAGCTAAACCCGATGATAAGAACAAGCCATTCAATCGCTACCCGCTTTGATACTGCCTTGAAAGAACAGAAAGGATTAATAACTTCTGAAATAGAGCAAAGCCGGGAATTACAGGATAATGTTCTGAAAAAGATAAGCGAAACTTTCAACCAACATGCCGGAGTGATTAACAACCAAGCTAAACAGATAAACGAGCTTGCCCAATCCATAAACGCATCATCAAAAAAGCAGGAGCGGAATAATAATAAACTCCTGAAATTGATTTCCCTGTATTCGGAACTGGCAACATGCGGAGTAATGGACGGTAAGCGGAAAGAGAACCTAAGAGCAGAAATAAACGACCTGATAAACGAATAACCCATGAATATAGATTTCCCGCCACCGTCCAAAGGCACATATAACAATGCAGGCAGTAGCCGAAAGCTATGCAACTATTGTGAACATGAGGACATGGAACGCATGGAGCAAGGAATCTATACAGAGGGCTTTTTCAATCTGACAGACGATAATATCTACAAATCACAGGTTGTAAAAGATATAGATAGTAATATCGGTCAGTTATTAAAGACGGATGCCAAGTTTTACGCTATCCATGTAAGCCCATCGGAAAAAGAACTTCGGGCAATGGGCAATACCGAACAGGAACAAGCCGAAGCCATGAAACGGTATATCCGTGAAGTGGTTATTCCCGAATATGCCAGGAACTTCAATAAAGGACTATCAGCAGAAGACATAAAGTTCTATGGTAAAATACATTTCAGCCGGGACAGGTCAAACAATGAGCTGAATATGCACTGCCATTTGATTGTTAGCCGGAAAGACCAGTCCAATAAGAAAAAGCTATCTCCATTAACTAACCACAAAAACACCAAGAAAGGAACGGTTAAGGGTGGTTTTGACAGAAAGAACCTATTCCAACAAGCAGAGCAGGGATTTGACAAGCTATTCGGCTACAAACGGGAACTAATCGAATCTTTTGAGTATTACAACACCATGAAGAACGGCAGTATCTCCGAACAACTTAATATGCAGGAACGCCAGATTTCCAATGAAAGAAAAAATACAGATATGCAGACTGGCTTGTATGCAGATAAGCAAGGCGAACCGAATGAAAACAAGGTTGCATATAAACAAGACGACAACCTTTCAAACGATATTGAAAATAAGCAAAGTTTCAATCTCCCTGATTTGGGTTTATCATCTGCATTGGGTTTGCTTACTCCTGATGCCAATAAAGAGGAGGAGCAAATTCCCGTGAAAAAGAGAATAAAGAAGAAGCCGAAGCGAGGATTCAGGCAATCATAAATCACAGATATATGAACGAGTACGAAGAAATGCGAAAAGAAATAGATATATACCTGATGAAACGGTTTAAATATCGTCTATCCCTTGTCAGACTTACGCCTGATAATATCCTAATCACCCGAAGAAACAGCCGGTTAGACCTGTATTTGCGTATCCGCAGAGTAGAAAGTATATTTCCACCCGATTGCCTTATTTTAGCCCAAATCAGCTTCCGAAAAGAACGTATAGGGAATGGAACACATTTCGTTCGTTTTCTTTCAGAAATAGCCTTGAAATACGGTTTTAGGTATGTCGGAATTGAATCAACCAATAAGAAAAGTAGTTCATTTGCCAAGAAGTTGGGTTTCTACTCAATAGACGGCTTTAACTATGCAATATCAGTGAAGAATCTCCTATCATATTTTCAAGATAGGAGATAGTATAATTCTTTATTTATTTGATTTACAAAAGTACATTCCGGGAATAGAACGCCAAGTTCCTATGTTTGTAATTGTTTAGCAAAAAGCTAAGCATAAATCACAAGATTCTTATATTTAACGTGCAAATATTACAAACATAAAAATCAGGGACTTATGCTTAATCAAAGAAAAGAATTAAATTTTGAAGGACAAAATATCTATATAGGTATTGATGTCCATCTAAAGAGTTGGACTGTTACAATATTAACAGAAACAATGCCTCATAAAACTTTTACCCAACCACCGCAAGCTCAAATTTTGTCAGCTTACCTGAATGAACATTTTCCAAATGCTGATTATTATTCTGCTTATGAAGCTGGCTTCTGTGGTTTTTCTGCACACTATCACTTACAGGAGTGTGGAATAAATAATATTGTTATCAATCCATCTGATGTACCGACCTCTCAAAAAGAGAAATGGCAAAAAAATGATCCGGTTGATAGCCGGAAGATTGCTCGCGCATTACGCTCAAAGGAACTGATAGCTATTCATGTTCCGGATAAGAAATCTTTATCAGACCGTTCGTTAATCCGCATGAGAAGTAGTCTGGTAAAAGACATGACAAGATTTAAGTTGCGCTTGAAATCTCTCTTGTATTTTTATGGGATAAGGTTTCCCAAAGAATTTGAAAATAGCAATACTCATTGGTCAAAGCGCTTTATTAAATGGCTTCGGGAAGATATTGTCCTGGATACTTCTGCTCGCCAAGCTTTAGACCTGTTTATAAAAGAAGTTGAAAACCAGCGCATACTTTTACTGGAAGTGAACAAGAAGATACGTCATTTATGTAAAACTAAAACATATAAAAATAATATTGATTTACTGCAAAGTATCCCGGGTATTGGAATTACCAGTGCCATTGTTCTGATGACACATATAGAAACTATCGATCGTTTTAAAAATACAGACTACTTGGCCTCTTATGTAGGATTGATTCCCAATAGCCATTCCAGTGGTGAAAGTGAGAATAAAGGAGAAATGACTTTTAGAGGGCAAAACCACTTGAAAGCTATTTTGGTGGAATCCTCGTGGGTTGCAGTCAGGGTAGATCCGGCTTTATCTTTAAGTTATAATACCTATATACACAGGATGCAGCCGAATAAAGCAATTATCCGCATTGCAAGAAAATTATTGAACAGGATTTATTATGTACTAAAAAATCAAAGGGAATATGTATGCGGTGTTGTTAATTGATTCCTATACAGACATACAATAAATAAATGACCGCTTGGCTTGGTGTGTAGCTAAGATGTCTACTCCGTCAAGAATGCGGCTTTTCACCTATTAAAACTGAACTGGAAAATGTAGCGCAAGTCTACTGATAGAAGTATGTCTTTATAGGATATTTACCGGAAATAAATATAGAAAACTCAAGTTGTTTTCTACTAAAATGCTATCATAAATAATTGATAGTATATATGTTTATTGTAGAAAGAGTTAGTGCGTTGGAACATATTTTTTCTTTTCAAACGCCCTCGAGGGTTTTGGGGAGGGGATTTGAAAAGAAAAAATATTTAGGGCAGTCGTGTTTTTTTAGCTTAATTTATTTGGATTACAACATAGAACACCAAGCCGCAAGCGGTTTTTAGAAATTTCTTCCTTTTCATGCTGAAAAGAGTAAATTTCTAAAAAGTGTTGTCTTATCTATTCCCTGCATGAATGGGATGTATATCAATTAAAAAAAAGAAAAAAATATTGTTAGGGATTGAGTATTTGCGCCAGATACAGCCACTTTCAGCCATTGCACCCCATTTCTTAAAACCTGCCTGAAATCTGTTTTCCTTTGCCTGAAAATCATTGCAATGAGAATAATTTCAGTAATCAGTAAAAACAGATTTTAATATGGATATAGTAGCAATCGAAAGCAAAACGTTCGAACAGATGAAAGGGCGTTTTGAAGATTTTACCCGACAGATAAAGAATCTATGCGGGGAGAATCAGGACAAAGAAAAATGGTTAGGCAACGATGATGTTTGTAGTCTTCTGCAAATATCGCCGAGAACATTACAATCATACAGGGATAACGGCACCCTGCCTTATTCGCAGATTGGGCGTAAATGTTATTACAAGGTATCGGATATTGAGGATTTAATCAGTCAGTCACAAAGAAGCAAAGAGCAAAAATGAAAACAGAAAATATCAACTTAGATAGGTTGGTCGGTAATTGGGAGAGCATAAACCTGAATCCGACAGTTATCATATATCGAAGCGGAGAAAGCTATTTACTTAGTGTTATCCACATGAACGAAACAAGCAAACAGGCAAGCCCTGCTACTTACGAGATTCAGGAAGATGAAGACGGCTTCTTTATCAACTACAATCTGAAACGGACGGCTATTAGCCATGATACCAAACTGGATATATTAACTATCTCCGCATTGGGTGACTATATACGGAACTAAAAAGGATACAATAGTGGAAATACTGGATAAGAAATCAACGGAAATAAATTCTTTCTTCACGGGATTGGATGAGCTACTGGATACCATACAGCAAGCTCTTAAAAATCGGACTCCACACCTGAATGGTGAAAAGTTTCTGTCAAACCGTGATGTTTGCCGGATGCTTCATATCTCATCCCGAACCTTGCAGGATTGGCGGGATACGGGTAAAATCCCATTCATTCAGATTAAGGGGAAGATTTTGTATAAGGAATCGGAGGTTTTGAAGTGGTTGGAACAGATGCTTGCGAAACAGAACCTTTGATAGTAAGCTGGTTTAAATGAATATTTTAAGAAAGACTTAGAAAATGACCTCTAAGTCTTTTTTTATGAGTATTTTTGCAAATGTTGAATACATTAATTCGAACTATATGACAAATCTTTATTGGCCTATATATAAGAAGATAGAAAAGGAGATTGTAGAACTGTCAAATCACATTCATTTTGACGATAATCAATTATCTGTTTATTCAGTGAAAATAGTAGAATTATTGATTAGATGCGTCGTTGAAATTGAAGCTATATCAAAGGATTTATATTTAAAAAATGGAGGAGCGATACCTGCTGGTAGAGTTCTATATTATGATACAGATTGCTTGAATTTGTTAGAAGGTATCTGGGAACTTAGTAAAAAGCAAGTTATTGTATCATCTGCAAATTTTTACTTTCAGGATAATAATAATAAGATATTGTACCCTTTAAGAAAGGCAAACAAAAGAAGTACTAGCGGGGCTGATTGGGCGAAAGCTTATCAAGCAGTAAAACATAATCGTTCCCTAAATCTAAGCAAAGGAAATATCAAACATTTACTTCGAGCCTCTGCTGCTCTATTTCTTTTAAACCTGTATTATAGAGATGATGTGTTCGAACTTTCAAGTAATAATACAAATACTTTCACGGAGAAATTTTCTGAAATATTCGATGTTAAAGTTCATACTTGGGCGGGAGATTCTACTGGAGCTGATTCTTATGTGAAAAAACCAGATTTTGAAGAATGTGTTTATTTAATAAAATGGGCAAATGACTACAAAAATAAATTTACGGAATGGGCTAGTGAACAGGGGCGAAAGTTAAATGAAATAATTTTTAGTCACCCAAAAGTAAATCAATACATAAATGAAAATCTAATTGAAGATGGAAAGATAAAAGAGAAAGAGTTTGCTTCTTTTATAGAAAATAGAGACTATTTCAAGTGTTTTGATATGAAAAAAGAATATGGAAGTATGATACAGAGTGCAGGTCGCCACGCTTCAGAAAAATTAAAATTTGACTTTAAAAGAACTCCTGCCCAATTTGAGGCTGTGTTAAATAAGAATCAAAAAATATATCAAAATGGTTAGTTTACTGTAAAAACAGAAAGCGAATCACATCCGATCCGCTTTCTGTTTTTTAGATATTATCCTCGTTATTTTCCCTTTCAGGAAACCGTCTGTTTCTTCTTATTTTATGAATTTTGCAGTCATTTTCGGGCAGTTCATATTTTCCCTGAATGGTTTCCGCCAATTTGCTCATATCTTCATTGATTTTTGTACGGGTTATTTCCGCATAGATTTGGGTAGTGGCAATATCCTGATGCCCCATCATCTGGCTAAGGGTTTCAATAGGAACGCCTTGCGACAGGCAGACTGACGTAGCAAACGAGTGCCGGCTCATATGGTAGCAAAGCCTTTGGGTAATTCCGGCAGCTTTGGCAATCTTCTTTAGTTGCACATCCATGTTTTCTACTGTCGTCATTTTGA encodes:
- a CDS encoding BfmA/BtgA family mobilization protein, with protein sequence MAKQNRNIIFTTIAIEAETDKLIEKLCKRYSLKKGEITKLAFLYLDKAHINPADAPESVKTELAKINKRQDDIIRFIRSYEEDKLNPMIRTSHSIATRFDTALKEQKGLITSEIEQSRELQDNVLKKISETFNQHAGVINNQAKQINELAQSINASSKKQERNNNKLLKLISLYSELATCGVMDGKRKENLRAEINDLINE
- a CDS encoding DUF3876 domain-containing protein gives rise to the protein MKTENINLDRLVGNWESINLNPTVIIYRSGESYLLSVIHMNETSKQASPATYEIQEDEDGFFINYNLKRTAISHDTKLDILTISALGDYIRN
- a CDS encoding helix-turn-helix domain-containing protein — its product is MYINNEDFEIWMQKLSKKLSEIGQDLKSLINTKEVFDPDEKLLDNQDLAFLLKVSYRTLQRYRSSKKLPFFMVAHKTYYRTSDVREFVRSHMDFQTYQDFEKKHPKPEDEDKKDENDE
- a CDS encoding helix-turn-helix domain-containing protein, whose product is MDIVAIESKTFEQMKGRFEDFTRQIKNLCGENQDKEKWLGNDDVCSLLQISPRTLQSYRDNGTLPYSQIGRKCYYKVSDIEDLISQSQRSKEQK
- a CDS encoding DUF5712 family protein, giving the protein MNIDFPPPSKGTYNNAGSSRKLCNYCEHEDMERMEQGIYTEGFFNLTDDNIYKSQVVKDIDSNIGQLLKTDAKFYAIHVSPSEKELRAMGNTEQEQAEAMKRYIREVVIPEYARNFNKGLSAEDIKFYGKIHFSRDRSNNELNMHCHLIVSRKDQSNKKKLSPLTNHKNTKKGTVKGGFDRKNLFQQAEQGFDKLFGYKRELIESFEYYNTMKNGSISEQLNMQERQISNERKNTDMQTGLYADKQGEPNENKVAYKQDDNLSNDIENKQSFNLPDLGLSSALGLLTPDANKEEEQIPVKKRIKKKPKRGFRQS
- a CDS encoding helix-turn-helix domain-containing protein, whose product is MEILDKKSTEINSFFTGLDELLDTIQQALKNRTPHLNGEKFLSNRDVCRMLHISSRTLQDWRDTGKIPFIQIKGKILYKESEVLKWLEQMLAKQNL
- a CDS encoding IS110 family transposase, with protein sequence MLNQRKELNFEGQNIYIGIDVHLKSWTVTILTETMPHKTFTQPPQAQILSAYLNEHFPNADYYSAYEAGFCGFSAHYHLQECGINNIVINPSDVPTSQKEKWQKNDPVDSRKIARALRSKELIAIHVPDKKSLSDRSLIRMRSSLVKDMTRFKLRLKSLLYFYGIRFPKEFENSNTHWSKRFIKWLREDIVLDTSARQALDLFIKEVENQRILLLEVNKKIRHLCKTKTYKNNIDLLQSIPGIGITSAIVLMTHIETIDRFKNTDYLASYVGLIPNSHSSGESENKGEMTFRGQNHLKAILVESSWVAVRVDPALSLSYNTYIHRMQPNKAIIRIARKLLNRIYYVLKNQREYVCGVVN